In the Granulosicoccus antarcticus IMCC3135 genome, CCAGCAATCCCATCAAGACTCTTGGCAGTCGAATATTTTGTACAACCGCTGCTTCGGTTGATGTGAATTCCATATCAAGCGGCAGTCCGGCGCCACTGAGCAAGACCCCTACAACCTTGTGCATGGGTACAGGCACTGCACCGACCGCCAGCGCAAGCACCACCACTACCAGCAATGTCAGTACCAGTACCGGTAGCAGTAGTCGATGCAACAAGGTGCCTGAATGACTACTCATTCTGTTGCTGAAAATCTGCTTCGAATAGTTTATGCGCCAGCAGCTCCATAGCCTCGACTGTGCGAGGTCCAAAGCCCAGAAACTGTAGAGCATCCATGACAATGATACGGAGATTCTCGCCAGCAGGAGTCAATGCAACCCCTGGTAAAGCTAACGTCGCATTGACGATATCAGCAGTATCATTATCGTCACCATGATTAACCACAATCAGGAATTCAGGTGCTGCCTCAATCAATGCTTCAGCATTAACGGGTTTATATCCCTGGTAGTCGCCCAGAGCGTTGCGAGCTCCTGACAGAGTGATCATCGCGTGCGCGGAAGTATCATTGCCCGCCGCCATGGATGAACCCACATCGGTTCCCAGCAAAAACGCCACACCAGGGGACTGGCGTCCGGCGATACTGGCCTGAAGTTTCGCAGCGTCAGATTTCATGGTTGTAATCAGTTTGTTTGCCGCATCCATCTTACCGAGCAGATTCCCAACACCTTCGATTCGGGCATAGACACCTTCCAGTGAGTAATCACGTGGAAATGACTCCATTCTCAAACCAGAGTCTTGCAGCTGTTGCAAGACTTCAGGTGGACCCGCATCTGCGGTGAGCAACACGACATCAGGGGCCAATGCCAGAATACCTTCTGCTGACAGTGCTCTTTGATACCCGACTTGCGCAATTTCCAAAGCTTCTACCGGCCATTGACTAGTGGTATCCACACCGACCAGCCTCTCTTCAAGATTCAACGCATAGATTATTTCTGTCAATGAGCCAGCCGCAGAAACGATTCGCTGCGGTTGCTCTGCATGACTAATCGACAGCGTTCCAAAAAAGATAAAAAAGCACGGGGTCAGAACAACGCGCGTTGCGTGGAAAACTCTCTTGTAAGTCATTATTTTGGCCTTGCCACGGTTGAATCCATGAACTGTTTGTTGCGCCGCCTCGAAGCTGCCACGCACAAGCATCTATGCAAGACAGCACGGCACCACCTTTGAATACCTCGCAAACTCTGAAAACAATACAATTCTGTCACGGCACTCTGAATTGACATATTCAAACGACTATCCGCTTTATTCACTGTCGAAAATACGGTCGGTGAAGCTAACTCGTCTTCAATGAACATCAGATTGCTCATAACTGGAATAGACAAACTGTCATGCTCACAACCTGATCGTCCCAGGTAAAGAAAAAAATCATCGTCCAGGACAGCGAACGTTGAATCGCTCACCGCCGATTCAACGTTCGTATTGAACGCAACATGCCTCCCGGTAGAGTCAGAGCAGATATTATCCACTCCCGACATGCAGGTTTGTGCCTCTGTATGCTCTGATTCCAGGTAGCTCATGATATTTCTCCCCATTGCCTGTAGAGATCAATCCATAGGAGCATAGCGAAACGTCAACGCACCACTCGTGCCTGCCGCATCGTAGTAACTGAGAATCTGGAGCTTGTACTTTGTCTCTCCGGTATCAACACCGTATACACGGTAATTAGGCCAGATGCGGTTATTTCCTTCCAGGCTATAGGCATACCAACTACTTTCCTCAAAGACACCACCAGACTCATCCGTAAACCAGGTTGGCACTGCAGATGCTGTGTCAAACTCTTCCTGTGCGACTGTTGTTAATGGTCCAAAAACAGCACCCTCTATTCCAGCACCCCGTATATCACCACCATTGACCCAGGCATTCCAGCTTCGTCCGCCACCTGTCACCTCGAACTGTATGTCCCAGGTATCTGCAGAATCTTCACAAGCAACTTGCATGAGTTGATCAAAATCATAGCAAACTGAACCATCATCACTACCAATAACAGCTGTCCAAACCACCGGCGCTGCACTGAATGTACTCTCGCCTTGTGCCTGAACGAACATCTCCACACTGATTTGTTTCTCTGCCATCACAATGTCAGTCACATGCAACTTCGCATAACTTTCACCTGATGAGCTTCTTACTATGTACCAGGCTTCGGTGTTCGCATTGACACTGTGAACGGATGGGTCATACAACCACCAATTAGCTGACTGGTCCAGACCATCACTGCCTAATGCAGCTGTGTGACTATCTGAAGAGAATGCAAGCGTACTACTATCTACAGCTCTCTCCAATGCCGATATTTCTGATTCTGCTGAAGCTGCCGTGAATACAGTCACGTCAGGCTCACCCTGATCATCATAAAAACCCAATTGCGCATCAATTACAGCGGCTTCAGATGTACCTGGCCCCGAGGCTCCTCCATTGACTTTGACACCGACACGCTTGAATGCCATATGCCATTGCGTTGAATGCTCGGCTTCCTCGTCACTGAGCTCCATAACCTGAGCAGTATCAAGATTGAAATAGGTCCATTTGTTCGCAGGATCATCAGGATCCGTTCCATAACCACCGGCAGTCGCATCGATGTCAATAGTTCTGATCTCTGACTGTACTGGCAAATCACCGCCTTCATCAGTCGTATCGTTTCCACTCACGTCTTCATCAGCAGGAACGTTTCCTCCAACACCCGCACCCGCACCTTCATCGGCTGCAGGCGTATCGGTATTGTCATTACTGTCTGAACTACAACCTCCCAGAAGAGTCAGGCTGAGTGTCAACGCCGTGATCAGCGAATAGCGGTTGTATTTGTAATTCATGAGTGAAGTCCGTTGAGAGTTAAAACGAGATAGCTGAAAAACTAATGCTTGTAGCGCAGACCGGCATAAACAAAGCGCCCCTCCTTGGGCCGCAAATCACTACCACCCGATGAGGGCTCCAGATGTTCATCAAGCAGGTTTTCGATACCTGCAAACCAAGTCAGGTGCTTCCCTGCTGGTTGGGTATATTTGATATCCACCACGGTATACGCAGGTGATCTGGTTTCATTTTCCTGATCGACAAATTGTTCGCTTTGCCAACCTGCCTTTAAATTCAACGACGAGCCAAGGTCACTGAATTTTCTCTCGACACCCAGGTTTATCTGATGCTCGGGGCGCTGAGTCAGAGACAGACCCGTTTCAAGATCTTCAGCATCAAGTAGCGTATAGGCTGCATCAAGTTTCCATTGCTCACCCAGCTTGTGTACAACACTCACATCAAAACCCTGTGTGCGTGCGGATGAAATATTGTCGTATCGATATACCTGCAATTGCTGACTATCACTGGATTCAGCATCAAGGCTGGTGGATATCAGATCCTCGAAACGATTGTGGAAGAGCGCTATCTCTGCTCGCGTGGATTCGTTCAGAGACATCTCGAAACTTGCTTGAATGCTCTCTGAGCTTTCGGGTTTCAAAGACGTATTACCAAGAACAACATAGCCATTAGAGCTATGATCAAACAAGTAGAACCGCTCTTTCAGATTAGGTACTCTGTAGCCACTACCAATTCCAAACCGTACTCGTGGATTGAGTTTCGGAGCAAAGACCGGTGTATACAGAACGTTGATCTTGGGAGCCAGATGGCTTCCAAAATCACTATCATTCTGATATCGCAAGCCAGGCACCAACTCCCACCGATCCCCAACGAATATATCGTTCTGGAAAAACAATTCGATATTGTCCTGTTCGGCACCGGGCGTTATTTCATCGATCTGTATGATTTCACTAGCAGCTGAACGCTCCTGTCGTTGCTCAAGTTGTCTCTTGATACCAACAGCACCCATCGTCAACATCTGACTCTCTGATATTGGCCAGTCAAATTGCAATTCTGCCTGGAGAGTATCAATCTCGGCGATGCGTCGTTGATCAACGACAGGCGTGAGGACAACATCCTGCTCGGTAATATCCGAGAATTTTTCACTCAGAATAAAACCCTTCAGATTTTTGCCCTCACCAAATTGATGCTCCCATGACAAAGTCTGATTGAATCGAGTTGCCTGCTCGATATCCAGCTTCTCGATATCACCTTGTCCCGGAGCAAAGGTACTGAAGTTACGGTCCGTATCTTCGTCATACCAGGATGTGCTGTATGTGAAGGTGCTCCTGTCAGTTGGCAGGTATGATATTTCGGCAACAACGTTCAGTTTGCTGCCACGGCCACCATCAAAAGAGTAGGTATCCGGATCAAGATCGTAGCCGTCGGAATCACGTATATCGGCCATAAGGGAGGCTTTGTAATGGCTCCCAACTCTGCTTGCAGAGGCATTCACATGCCGCCGGCCCAATACGCCATCACCTTCCAGTTTTTTGTCACCAAAAGAACCGGTATCAATCTGCAGCTCGTAACTGGCAGGCCCTTGAGGCTCACGAGTGATGACATTCACCACTCCCCCCATCGCGGAACTCCCATAAAGCGCAGACAATGCGCCTTTGACGATTTCGATACGCTCAACGTCTGCAGTTGCAATTTGAGTCAGATCGACGGTTGAACCGGTTGAAGCACTTATCGGGCGACCATTGAGCAGTACCAGTACTCGGTCAGAATTCAAACCTTGTATCCAAACTTCAGTGCCGTTCTTGCCATGAATGTCTTTCAGCAATACGCCAGGATGAAGGCGTAGCGCTTCAGACAGATCACGCGCATGGGACTGCTCGATACTCTCTCGGCTGATTACTTCCGTGCGTACGGGCACGTCCAGAAGCTTACGCTCTGTACGAGTGCCCGTTATAACCAGGGTATCCAATACCATGTCATCGGTATTGGCATACGAGGTGGGAAACGCCAGTGACAGACCAAGCAGTGGCATCCCGAACCACAGCTTGTGCATGTGAAAATCCGAGTGTATTTGCTGGCTTGCTGGTATGAAAAAACCGGCTGGCTGACATTCGGCTGCGCGCCCCACTCAGAAGGTGGAACACCAGCGCTAGTTGATGAATGAGATATTAATACAAATGAGAATCATTAGCAACAACTAAGACGAGTATA is a window encoding:
- a CDS encoding HmuY family protein — its product is MNYKYNRYSLITALTLSLTLLGGCSSDSNDNTDTPAADEGAGAGVGGNVPADEDVSGNDTTDEGGDLPVQSEIRTIDIDATAGGYGTDPDDPANKWTYFNLDTAQVMELSDEEAEHSTQWHMAFKRVGVKVNGGASGPGTSEAAVIDAQLGFYDDQGEPDVTVFTAASAESEISALERAVDSSTLAFSSDSHTAALGSDGLDQSANWWLYDPSVHSVNANTEAWYIVRSSSGESYAKLHVTDIVMAEKQISVEMFVQAQGESTFSAAPVVWTAVIGSDDGSVCYDFDQLMQVACEDSADTWDIQFEVTGGGRSWNAWVNGGDIRGAGIEGAVFGPLTTVAQEEFDTASAVPTWFTDESGGVFEESSWYAYSLEGNNRIWPNYRVYGVDTGETKYKLQILSYYDAAGTSGALTFRYAPMD
- a CDS encoding TonB-dependent receptor plug domain-containing protein; this translates as MHKLWFGMPLLGLSLAFPTSYANTDDMVLDTLVITGTRTERKLLDVPVRTEVISRESIEQSHARDLSEALRLHPGVLLKDIHGKNGTEVWIQGLNSDRVLVLLNGRPISASTGSTVDLTQIATADVERIEIVKGALSALYGSSAMGGVVNVITREPQGPASYELQIDTGSFGDKKLEGDGVLGRRHVNASASRVGSHYKASLMADIRDSDGYDLDPDTYSFDGGRGSKLNVVAEISYLPTDRSTFTYSTSWYDEDTDRNFSTFAPGQGDIEKLDIEQATRFNQTLSWEHQFGEGKNLKGFILSEKFSDITEQDVVLTPVVDQRRIAEIDTLQAELQFDWPISESQMLTMGAVGIKRQLEQRQERSAASEIIQIDEITPGAEQDNIELFFQNDIFVGDRWELVPGLRYQNDSDFGSHLAPKINVLYTPVFAPKLNPRVRFGIGSGYRVPNLKERFYLFDHSSNGYVVLGNTSLKPESSESIQASFEMSLNESTRAEIALFHNRFEDLISTSLDAESSDSQQLQVYRYDNISSARTQGFDVSVVHKLGEQWKLDAAYTLLDAEDLETGLSLTQRPEHQINLGVERKFSDLGSSLNLKAGWQSEQFVDQENETRSPAYTVVDIKYTQPAGKHLTWFAGIENLLDEHLEPSSGGSDLRPKEGRFVYAGLRYKH
- a CDS encoding heme/hemin ABC transporter substrate-binding protein; the encoded protein is MTYKRVFHATRVVLTPCFFIFFGTLSISHAEQPQRIVSAAGSLTEIIYALNLEERLVGVDTTSQWPVEALEIAQVGYQRALSAEGILALAPDVVLLTADAGPPEVLQQLQDSGLRMESFPRDYSLEGVYARIEGVGNLLGKMDAANKLITTMKSDAAKLQASIAGRQSPGVAFLLGTDVGSSMAAGNDTSAHAMITLSGARNALGDYQGYKPVNAEALIEAAPEFLIVVNHGDDNDTADIVNATLALPGVALTPAGENLRIIVMDALQFLGFGPRTVEAMELLAHKLFEADFQQQNE